The genomic DNA TGAAGCACAAGGGCGAGCGCTTCCGTTTCCCGAAGATCACCATCGAGTACGGCGACCCCGTCCTCGTCGAAGACTTCGACTTCCTGCCGAAGGAAGACCGCTTGGACGGCTGCTCGTGGTACGCCATGCGCGAGTGCTTCGCGCTGTCGCTGAATGTGCCGCGCGAGCAGGTGGACATGCCGGCGCTGTTCCCCGGCGGCAAGGACTTCACGGCCGTGTTCGCCGAGCACCCCGTCCCGCATCATACGACGGCCGAGGTCGTCGCCGGCATCGAGGCCAAGGCGGCCGCGAAGGCCGCGAAGGCGGCGAAGGTTCAGGAGGTCGCATGAGAGTGGTGAAGGCAAGCTACGCCGGGGCGTGCTACGGCGTGCAGCGCGCGCTCGACATGGCCGTCGAGGCCAGCGCCAGCGGCGAGGGCGCATCCACGTTGGGCCCGCTCATCCACAATCCGCAGGTGGTGGCCGAACTGGCGGCGCGCGGCATCCGCGCGGTCGACGGCCCCGAGAACGTCGAGCGCGGCTCGGTGATCATCCGCAGTCACGGCGTGACCCCCGCGGTGCGCCGCGCGGTTGAAGAACGCGAGCTGCCCCTCATCGACGCCACGTGCCCGCACGTCGCCCGCGCACAGAAGGCCGCCGCCGATCTCGCACGCCGCTGCGGCTGCGTCGTGGTGGTGGGGGAGGAGGGCCATCCCGAGGTGGAAGGCCTTGTGGCCTACGCGCGCGAAGCGGGGGGCGAGGTGTTCGTGGTCGCCGCCCCGGGCGACCTGTCTGCGAGCATCGAGGCGCCGGTGGGCATCGTCGTGCAGACGACGCAAACCCGCGAGGCGCTGGACGCGGTGGTCGAGGCGCTCGCCGCGCGCGGCATCCGGCCCGAGGTGAAGAACACCATCTGCTTCGCTACGCGCCAGCGCCAGGAATCGGCCGCGGCGCTCGCTGACGAGGTGGACGCCATCGTGGTCATCGGCGGCCGCAACTCGTCGAACACCACGCGCCTGGCCGACATCTGCGCCGCCGCGTGCCCGCGCACCCACCACGTGGAGGCGCCCGAGGAGCTGGATCCCTCCTGGTTCGTCGGCTGCGAGAGCGTCGGCGTCACCGCCGGAGCCTCCACTCCCGAAGACCAGATAGCCGCCATCGTGGAGCGTCTGGAGGCGCTGTGAGCGCGGATGCCGGAGCGCGTCCGATGCCGCCGGTGTACCCGTCGGGCGATATCGATCGCGAGGCGGCGGCCAGGCAGCGCGGCGGCTGCGGCGCGCTGCGCG from Eggerthella lenta DSM 2243 includes the following:
- the ispH gene encoding 4-hydroxy-3-methylbut-2-enyl diphosphate reductase, giving the protein MRVVKASYAGACYGVQRALDMAVEASASGEGASTLGPLIHNPQVVAELAARGIRAVDGPENVERGSVIIRSHGVTPAVRRAVEERELPLIDATCPHVARAQKAAADLARRCGCVVVVGEEGHPEVEGLVAYAREAGGEVFVVAAPGDLSASIEAPVGIVVQTTQTREALDAVVEALAARGIRPEVKNTICFATRQRQESAAALADEVDAIVVIGGRNSSNTTRLADICAAACPRTHHVEAPEELDPSWFVGCESVGVTAGASTPEDQIAAIVERLEAL